From a single Pseudalkalibacillus hwajinpoensis genomic region:
- a CDS encoding MFS transporter: protein MQQSSKQKESPFFYGWIIVAAAAVGVFFSGPGQTYAISIFIDYYIQDFGWSRSLVSGIYSSATLVAGVLLFIVGRMVDGYGQRRMMLTMGSLLALACLWNSFVIGPIMLFIGFFMLRLFGQGSMTLIPNTLVPQWFVVKRGRALSFMAIGGFLSSAAFPPLNTWLIASFGWENAWRILGAALVLIFIPVVFFLVKNKPEDMGLLPDNAVSKKRLAERKEAKMEEEQDEGFETNWTVKEAMRTRAFWFILFCVSIPALVNTGLTFHLFSILGEQGVPGSTAALILSIMAIVGFPVTMASGFILERVNVHVVLGFSFIGQMVFILLLTQVHTYVLAIVFAVLWGLIVGIERITLNIIWPDYFGREYLGSIKGIATTTMVIGSSFGPLPFGCI from the coding sequence ATGCAGCAATCTTCTAAGCAAAAGGAATCGCCATTTTTTTATGGGTGGATCATTGTCGCAGCTGCGGCAGTAGGCGTGTTCTTCTCTGGACCAGGACAAACCTATGCCATTTCCATTTTTATTGATTATTATATTCAGGATTTTGGTTGGAGCAGGTCTCTCGTTTCTGGTATTTATTCTTCGGCGACACTTGTAGCAGGAGTGCTCTTATTTATAGTTGGAAGAATGGTAGATGGCTATGGACAGCGAAGGATGATGCTTACGATGGGGTCCTTACTTGCGCTTGCCTGTTTGTGGAATAGCTTTGTTATTGGGCCGATAATGCTTTTCATCGGTTTTTTTATGCTCCGGCTATTTGGACAGGGATCGATGACGTTAATCCCTAATACGCTTGTGCCACAGTGGTTTGTTGTAAAACGGGGGCGCGCACTAAGTTTTATGGCGATCGGGGGATTCCTAAGCTCTGCCGCCTTTCCACCGCTAAACACATGGTTGATTGCTTCATTCGGATGGGAAAATGCCTGGAGAATTCTAGGGGCTGCTCTGGTTCTCATTTTCATTCCAGTGGTTTTCTTTCTAGTCAAAAATAAGCCAGAAGATATGGGCCTTCTTCCAGACAACGCGGTCTCAAAAAAGAGGCTTGCAGAAAGAAAGGAAGCAAAGATGGAAGAAGAGCAAGATGAAGGTTTCGAAACGAATTGGACAGTGAAGGAGGCAATGAGAACCAGGGCATTTTGGTTTATCCTTTTCTGTGTTAGTATTCCTGCCCTTGTCAACACGGGATTAACGTTTCATCTGTTCTCTATTCTTGGTGAACAGGGTGTACCAGGTAGTACGGCAGCCCTTATTCTGAGCATTATGGCGATCGTTGGTTTTCCGGTTACGATGGCTTCAGGGTTTATTTTGGAACGGGTAAATGTTCATGTTGTACTAGGATTTTCTTTCATTGGCCAAATGGTGTTCATCCTGCTACTTACGCAGGTTCATACTTATGTACTTGCTATCGTATTTGCGGTACTATGGGGTTTGATCGTGGGAATTGAGCGAATCACCCTGAATATTATCTGGCCGGATTATTTTGGTAGGGAGTACCTTGGAAGTATTAAAGGCATTGCGACAACAACAATGGTTATTGGTTCCTCATTTGGTCCGCTACCTTTTGGGTGCATATGA